A stretch of the Ensifer sp. PDNC004 genome encodes the following:
- the leuS gene encoding leucine--tRNA ligase, producing MSSERYNPRDAEPRWQQEWEKNEVFQTENDDPREKYYVLEMFPYPSGRIHMGHVRNYTMGDVVARYKRARGFNVLHPMGWDAFGMPAENAAMERGVHPASWTYQNIASMKAQLKVMGLSLDWNREFATCDPAYYQRQQYLFLDFLEKGLVYRKQSKVNWDPVDNTVLANEQVIDGRGWRSGALVEQRELTQWFFRITDFSQELLDALDTLDQWPEKVRLMQKNWIGRSEGLSLRWEIVEGTAGDATELTVYTTRPDTLFGASFLAIAADHPLARQVAASNPDVDAFCEECRRAGTSLAALETAEKKGIDTGIRAKHPLDPSWELPVYVANFVLMDYGTGAIFGCPSGDQRDLDFARKYDLPVVPVVMPKDGDAATFAIGDEAYIGDGVMINSRFLDGLSTEDAFETVASKLEKEMLDGAPRAERKVNFRLRDWGISRQRYWGCPIPVIHCEDCGVVPVPKADLPVVLPPDVTFDKPGNPLDRHATWRHVSCPQCGKDARRETDTMDTFVDSSWYFTRFTAPWEDNPTDPKVANHWLPVDQYIGGIEHAILHLLYSRFFTRAMKATGHVAVDEPFKGLFTQGMVVHETYSRGEGAQREWVTPAEIHIEEIDGRRRATLIETGEDIAIGSIEKMSKSKKNVVDPDDIIASYGADTARFFVLSDSPPDRDVIWSEAGVEGSHRFVQRVWRLISEAAEKLRAIEAAPALEGEGLSVSQAAHKALRAVEADYDKLAFNKAVARIYELVNTLAAPLTQVAAGKADTALASAVKDATTILIDLIAPMMPHLAEECWRQIGGEGLIAERRWPAFNPALVVENEITMPVQINGKKRADLTIARDADQSAIESAVLALDAVKSALNGSSPKKIIVVPQRIVNVVV from the coding sequence ATGTCTAGCGAACGATACAATCCGCGTGATGCCGAGCCCCGTTGGCAGCAGGAATGGGAAAAGAACGAGGTCTTCCAGACCGAGAACGATGATCCGCGCGAAAAGTACTACGTGCTCGAGATGTTCCCCTATCCCTCGGGCCGCATCCACATGGGACACGTGCGCAACTACACCATGGGTGACGTGGTAGCGCGCTACAAGCGCGCCCGCGGCTTCAACGTGCTGCACCCGATGGGTTGGGACGCCTTCGGCATGCCGGCCGAAAACGCCGCCATGGAGCGTGGCGTGCACCCGGCCAGCTGGACCTACCAGAACATCGCCTCGATGAAGGCGCAGCTGAAGGTCATGGGCCTGTCGCTCGACTGGAACCGCGAGTTCGCAACCTGCGACCCCGCCTATTACCAGCGCCAGCAGTACCTGTTCCTGGACTTCCTGGAAAAGGGCCTCGTCTACCGCAAGCAGTCCAAGGTCAACTGGGACCCTGTCGACAACACCGTGCTCGCCAACGAGCAGGTGATCGACGGCCGCGGCTGGCGATCCGGCGCGCTGGTCGAACAGCGCGAACTGACGCAATGGTTCTTCCGCATCACCGACTTCAGCCAGGAACTGCTCGACGCGCTCGATACGCTGGATCAGTGGCCCGAGAAGGTGCGCCTGATGCAGAAGAACTGGATCGGCCGCTCCGAGGGCCTTTCGCTGCGTTGGGAAATCGTCGAAGGCACCGCCGGCGACGCAACCGAACTCACCGTCTACACCACCCGTCCGGACACGCTCTTCGGCGCCTCGTTCCTCGCGATCGCTGCCGATCACCCGCTGGCAAGGCAGGTGGCGGCCAGCAATCCGGACGTCGATGCATTCTGCGAGGAATGCCGCCGCGCCGGTACCTCGCTCGCAGCCCTTGAAACGGCCGAGAAGAAGGGCATCGACACCGGCATCCGCGCCAAGCACCCGCTCGATCCGAGCTGGGAACTGCCGGTCTATGTCGCGAACTTCGTGCTGATGGACTACGGCACGGGCGCCATCTTCGGCTGCCCCTCCGGCGACCAGCGCGACCTCGACTTCGCGCGCAAATACGATCTGCCTGTCGTTCCGGTCGTCATGCCGAAGGACGGCGACGCCGCGACGTTCGCTATCGGTGACGAGGCCTATATCGGCGACGGCGTGATGATCAATTCGCGCTTCCTCGATGGCCTGTCGACGGAAGACGCCTTCGAGACCGTTGCTTCGAAGCTCGAGAAGGAAATGCTCGACGGCGCGCCACGTGCCGAGCGCAAGGTCAATTTCCGCCTGCGTGACTGGGGCATCTCGCGCCAGCGCTACTGGGGCTGCCCGATCCCGGTCATCCATTGCGAGGACTGCGGCGTCGTGCCGGTTCCCAAGGCCGACCTGCCGGTCGTGCTGCCGCCGGACGTTACCTTCGACAAGCCGGGCAATCCGCTCGACCGTCACGCCACCTGGCGCCACGTTTCCTGCCCGCAATGCGGCAAGGACGCCCGCCGCGAGACGGACACGATGGACACCTTCGTCGATTCGTCCTGGTATTTCACGCGCTTCACCGCGCCGTGGGAAGACAATCCGACCGACCCCAAGGTCGCCAACCATTGGCTGCCGGTCGACCAATACATCGGCGGCATCGAGCACGCGATCCTGCATCTGCTCTATTCGCGCTTCTTCACCCGCGCGATGAAAGCGACCGGCCATGTGGCCGTCGACGAGCCGTTCAAGGGCCTGTTCACGCAAGGCATGGTCGTGCACGAAACCTATAGCCGCGGCGAAGGCGCCCAGCGCGAATGGGTAACGCCGGCCGAAATCCACATCGAGGAGATCGATGGACGCCGGCGTGCGACGCTGATCGAGACAGGTGAGGACATCGCCATCGGCTCGATCGAAAAGATGTCGAAGTCGAAGAAGAACGTCGTCGATCCCGACGACATCATCGCCTCCTACGGCGCCGACACCGCCCGCTTCTTCGTTCTCTCCGATTCACCGCCGGATCGTGACGTGATCTGGTCCGAAGCCGGTGTCGAAGGATCGCATCGCTTCGTGCAGCGCGTCTGGCGCCTGATCAGCGAAGCGGCCGAGAAGCTGCGCGCAATCGAGGCCGCCCCGGCGCTCGAAGGCGAGGGACTGTCGGTTTCGCAAGCCGCGCATAAGGCGCTGCGTGCGGTCGAGGCGGACTATGACAAGCTCGCCTTCAACAAGGCCGTGGCGCGCATTTACGAGCTCGTGAACACGCTTGCCGCACCGCTGACCCAGGTTGCCGCCGGCAAGGCCGACACGGCCCTGGCAAGTGCCGTAAAGGACGCAACGACGATCCTGATCGACCTGATCGCACCGATGATGCCGCACCTCGCCGAGGAATGCTGGCGCCAGATCGGCGGCGAAGGGCTGATTGCGGAACGCCGCTGGCCGGCGTTCAACCCAGCCTTGGTCGTCGAGAACGAAATCACCATGCCGGTGCAGATCAATGGCAAGAAGCGCGCTGATTTGACAATCGCCCGCGATGCGGATCAGAGTGCGATCGAAAGCGCCGTCCTGGCGCTCGATGCCGTCAAGTCCGCGCTCAACGGCAGCAGCCCCAAGAAAATCATCGTCGTGCCCCAGAGGATCGTCAATGTCGTTGTCTGA
- a CDS encoding YggS family pyridoxal phosphate-dependent enzyme → MEVQERLQDVVSRIQAAEKSAGRAKGGVTLVAVSKTFDADAIRPVIAAGQRVFGENRVQEAQGKWPELKAETPGLELHLIGPLQSNKASEAVALFDVIETVDREKIARALAAEMQKQGRTLRLYVQVNTGLEPQKAGIAPDETAAFVELCRGELGLSIEGLMCIPPVEENPGPHFALLAKLAAACKLEKLSMGMSGDFETAVQFGATGVRVGSAIFGAR, encoded by the coding sequence ATGGAAGTTCAAGAGCGGTTGCAGGATGTCGTGAGCCGGATTCAGGCGGCGGAGAAGTCCGCTGGTCGCGCCAAAGGCGGCGTCACGCTTGTGGCTGTTTCCAAGACCTTCGACGCTGATGCCATCCGCCCGGTGATCGCGGCCGGGCAGCGGGTGTTCGGCGAGAACCGCGTGCAAGAAGCGCAGGGCAAGTGGCCGGAGCTGAAGGCCGAGACGCCCGGTCTCGAACTGCACCTGATCGGCCCGCTGCAGTCGAACAAGGCGTCGGAAGCCGTCGCGCTGTTCGATGTCATCGAGACGGTCGATCGCGAGAAGATCGCCCGCGCGCTCGCGGCCGAAATGCAGAAGCAGGGCCGAACGCTCAGGCTCTATGTGCAGGTCAACACCGGATTGGAGCCGCAGAAGGCCGGCATTGCGCCGGACGAGACCGCCGCCTTCGTGGAACTCTGCCGCGGCGAGCTGGGCCTTTCGATCGAGGGGCTGATGTGCATTCCGCCGGTCGAGGAAAATCCCGGTCCGCACTTTGCTCTGCTCGCCAAGCTGGCTGCTGCCTGCAAGCTCGAGAAGCTGTCGATGGGCATGTCTGGCGATTTCGAGACGGCTGTCCAGTTCGGCGCCACCGGCGTTCGCGTCGGTTCGGCCATTTTCGGCGCACGCTGA
- a CDS encoding AMP-binding protein — protein sequence MASSYAEVYAGWKADPQSFWSNAADTIDWFERPARAFDADAGIYGHWFADGVTNTCYNCLDRHVAAGRGEQIAFIYDSPVTGRVERISYASLLADVAALAAAYRKLGVGKGDRIIIYMPMIPQAAVAMLAAARIGAVHSVVFGGFAANELAVRIDDCQAKLIVSASCGIEPGRTVAYKPLLDAALDIATHKPAHCLVFQREMAEAAMTEGRDIDFASALAAAKEAGEGTECVPVASTDPLYVLYTSGTTGQPKGVVRDNGGHMVALKWSMENFFGVQPGEVFWAASDIGWVVGHSYIVYGPLLNGSTSILFEGKPVGTPDPGTYWRIIAEHGVVVMFTAPTALRAIRKEDPEASHVRRYDLSKFRALFLAGERADPDTIHWAEKALGVPVIDHWWQTETGWPVAGNPMGLGLLPVKYGSPAVPLPGYDVQILDDAGHPVTAGTLGNVVVKLPLPPGCLPTLWNADHRFRVAYLDEFPGYYKTADAGYLDEDGYIFIMARTDDIINVAGHRLSTGAMEEVCSSHPDVAECAVIGIADDLKGQIPAGFLVINSNISRETSEIEREVISLVRERIGPVAAFRLAICVKRLPKTRSGKILRATIQKIADRQPWKMPATIDDPVILDEITVALHGRGIGV from the coding sequence ATGGCGAGCAGCTATGCCGAAGTGTACGCGGGCTGGAAAGCGGACCCGCAGAGTTTCTGGTCCAATGCCGCCGATACGATCGACTGGTTTGAAAGACCGGCACGGGCGTTCGATGCGGACGCCGGCATCTATGGGCACTGGTTCGCCGATGGCGTTACCAATACCTGCTACAACTGCCTGGATCGCCATGTGGCCGCGGGCCGTGGCGAGCAGATCGCCTTTATCTATGACAGCCCCGTCACCGGGCGGGTGGAGCGCATCTCCTACGCATCTCTGCTCGCCGACGTAGCGGCTCTTGCCGCCGCCTACCGCAAGCTGGGGGTCGGCAAGGGCGACCGGATCATCATCTACATGCCGATGATCCCGCAGGCGGCGGTTGCGATGCTCGCGGCTGCGCGCATTGGCGCTGTGCATTCCGTGGTCTTCGGCGGCTTTGCCGCCAATGAGCTCGCCGTACGCATCGACGATTGCCAGGCGAAGCTGATCGTGTCCGCAAGCTGCGGTATCGAGCCCGGTCGTACTGTCGCCTACAAGCCGCTGCTGGATGCGGCGCTCGACATCGCAACCCACAAGCCGGCCCATTGCCTTGTCTTCCAGCGCGAGATGGCGGAAGCCGCCATGACAGAGGGACGCGACATCGATTTCGCGTCGGCGCTCGCCGCGGCGAAAGAGGCGGGGGAAGGAACCGAATGCGTGCCGGTCGCCTCGACCGATCCGCTCTATGTGCTCTACACCTCGGGCACGACCGGCCAGCCCAAGGGGGTGGTGCGCGACAATGGCGGCCACATGGTCGCGCTCAAATGGTCCATGGAGAACTTCTTCGGCGTGCAGCCGGGTGAAGTCTTCTGGGCCGCGTCGGACATCGGCTGGGTCGTCGGCCATTCCTACATCGTCTACGGCCCGCTCCTGAACGGCAGCACGTCGATCCTGTTCGAAGGCAAGCCGGTCGGCACGCCGGACCCCGGAACCTATTGGCGCATCATCGCCGAGCACGGCGTCGTGGTGATGTTCACCGCGCCGACGGCGCTCAGGGCGATCCGCAAGGAGGATCCGGAGGCCTCTCACGTTCGCCGATACGACCTGTCGAAGTTCCGCGCCTTGTTTCTGGCCGGTGAACGGGCGGATCCCGACACGATCCACTGGGCCGAGAAGGCGCTTGGCGTGCCCGTCATCGATCATTGGTGGCAGACGGAAACCGGATGGCCTGTGGCGGGAAATCCCATGGGACTCGGCCTTCTGCCGGTAAAATACGGTTCGCCGGCCGTTCCGCTACCGGGATACGACGTCCAGATCCTCGACGATGCCGGACATCCGGTGACAGCCGGTACGCTCGGCAACGTGGTCGTGAAGCTGCCGCTTCCGCCCGGATGCCTGCCGACGCTCTGGAATGCAGACCACCGGTTCCGCGTGGCCTATCTCGACGAGTTTCCCGGCTACTACAAGACTGCCGATGCCGGCTATCTCGATGAGGATGGCTATATCTTCATCATGGCGCGAACGGACGACATCATCAATGTGGCAGGCCATCGCCTCTCCACCGGAGCGATGGAGGAGGTCTGCTCGAGCCACCCCGATGTTGCCGAATGTGCCGTCATCGGTATTGCCGACGATTTGAAAGGCCAGATCCCGGCCGGCTTCCTCGTCATCAACTCCAATATTTCCCGTGAAACGTCGGAGATCGAACGCGAAGTCATCAGCCTCGTGCGCGAACGCATCGGACCGGTTGCCGCCTTCCGGCTGGCGATCTGCGTCAAGCGGCTGCCGAAGACGCGGTCGGGCAAGATCTTGCGCGCCACGATCCAGAAGATCGCCGACCGTCAGCCCTGGAAAATGCCGGCGACGATCGATGATCCTGTCATCCTCGACGAAATCACCGTCGCTCTGCATGGGCGAGGCATCGGCGTCTAG
- a CDS encoding LysR substrate-binding domain-containing protein: MMLPPLGMLRAFEAAARLASFSRAGDELHVTHAAISHQIRLLEEWFGRPLFVREKRGVRLAPEAENLAAVLTSALERIAAETELLRLNAKAQVSVACIPSIATRWLIPALGEFLHRHPEVDVKVVYAMAEQQLRQTGCDVLITLGADKSEGTRSDRLFSRINRPVASPRYLERKGALTSPQAIASADLLHDETTSRWRDWLARAGQEAAQTLRGPVFQDFNLLATAVIAGHGVALCPVEVFRREIDNGDLVILSNIATLEDESYFLITKVTRSKSAASFSDWFAAVVHT, from the coding sequence ATGATGTTGCCACCACTCGGCATGCTGCGCGCCTTCGAAGCCGCGGCGCGTCTGGCGAGCTTCTCCCGCGCTGGCGACGAGCTACATGTGACGCACGCGGCCATCAGTCACCAGATCCGGCTGTTGGAGGAGTGGTTCGGCAGACCGCTCTTCGTGCGCGAGAAGCGTGGGGTCAGGCTGGCGCCAGAGGCCGAGAACCTGGCCGCGGTATTGACATCGGCATTGGAGCGCATCGCTGCGGAAACGGAACTGCTGCGACTGAACGCCAAGGCGCAGGTGAGCGTTGCCTGCATACCCTCGATCGCCACGCGCTGGCTGATCCCGGCGCTCGGCGAATTCCTGCACCGTCACCCGGAGGTGGACGTCAAGGTCGTCTATGCGATGGCCGAGCAGCAATTGCGGCAAACCGGCTGCGACGTCCTCATCACACTCGGGGCCGACAAGAGCGAAGGAACTCGTTCCGACCGGCTGTTCTCCCGCATCAACCGTCCGGTTGCGAGCCCTCGCTATCTCGAACGAAAAGGCGCGCTGACGTCACCGCAGGCGATCGCGTCAGCCGATCTGTTGCACGACGAAACGACGTCACGCTGGCGCGATTGGCTGGCAAGGGCAGGGCAGGAGGCCGCGCAGACGTTGCGTGGCCCTGTGTTTCAGGACTTCAACCTTTTGGCAACGGCAGTCATTGCCGGCCATGGTGTGGCGCTTTGCCCGGTCGAAGTCTTCCGGCGCGAAATCGACAACGGAGACCTGGTGATCCTGTCCAATATCGCCACCCTGGAGGACGAAAGCTACTTCCTGATCACCAAAGTCACACGCTCAAAGAGCGCAGCCAGTTTCAGTGATTGGTTTGCCGCGGTCGTGCACACCTAA
- a CDS encoding ectoine synthase gives MFVRSLQQIEDTDHFVEWGSGTSHRLLTERDGMGFTVCHTVVRAGTVSLLEYRNHLEACYCIAGHGEVEDMQGKVFPINKGDIYVLDQHDKHFLRGGKDEDLILVSIFNPPLKGTERHNLNDPSGSAY, from the coding sequence ATGTTCGTGCGCAGCCTGCAGCAGATCGAAGATACCGACCATTTTGTCGAATGGGGCAGCGGGACCAGCCACCGGCTGCTGACCGAGCGGGATGGCATGGGTTTCACTGTCTGCCACACGGTCGTTCGTGCCGGAACGGTATCGTTGCTCGAGTACCGAAACCATCTGGAGGCGTGTTACTGCATTGCCGGCCATGGCGAGGTCGAGGACATGCAGGGCAAGGTCTTCCCGATCAACAAGGGCGATATCTACGTGCTCGACCAGCACGACAAGCATTTCCTGCGCGGCGGCAAGGACGAAGACCTGATCCTCGTCAGCATCTTCAATCCGCCTCTCAAGGGGACCGAGCGGCACAATCTCAACGATCCGTCCGGCTCGGCCTACTGA
- a CDS encoding DUF1013 domain-containing protein: protein MAQQLLMPKATAVWLVDNTALSFDQIAQFCKLHPLEVKAIADGESAQGIKGLDPIATGQLSRDEIARAEGNPNHKLKLSEPKVRVPDSKRKGPRYTPVSKRQDRPNAILWLVRNHPELKDAQISRLVGTTKSTIEQIRERTHWNSANLTPMDPVTLGLCSQIDLDLEVERASKGRPLPTAAELGQTLESAQETEKLGFSYEREEEKEIDADAVFAKLKSLKSDRKDEDEDDQY, encoded by the coding sequence ATGGCTCAGCAACTGCTTATGCCCAAGGCGACCGCCGTCTGGCTGGTTGACAATACCGCGCTGTCCTTCGACCAGATCGCGCAGTTCTGCAAGCTGCACCCGCTCGAAGTGAAGGCGATCGCCGACGGTGAATCCGCGCAGGGCATCAAGGGCCTCGACCCGATCGCGACCGGTCAGCTTTCGCGCGACGAGATCGCCCGCGCCGAAGGCAACCCCAACCACAAGCTGAAGCTGTCCGAGCCGAAGGTTCGCGTACCTGATAGCAAGCGCAAGGGCCCGCGCTACACCCCGGTTTCCAAGCGCCAGGATCGCCCGAATGCCATTCTGTGGCTGGTTCGCAACCATCCGGAACTCAAGGACGCGCAGATCTCGCGTCTCGTCGGCACCACCAAGTCGACGATCGAACAGATCCGCGAGCGCACCCACTGGAACTCCGCCAACCTGACGCCGATGGACCCGGTAACCCTCGGCCTCTGCTCGCAGATCGACCTCGACCTCGAAGTCGAACGCGCTTCCAAGGGCCGTCCGCTGCCGACGGCTGCCGAACTCGGCCAGACGCTGGAATCGGCCCAGGAAACCGAAAAACTGGGCTTCAGCTACGAGCGCGAAGAAGAGAAGGAAATCGACGCCGATGCCGTCTTCGCCAAGCTCAAGTCGCTGAAGTCGGACCGCAAGGACGAGGACGAAGACGATCAGTACTGA
- the acs gene encoding acetate--CoA ligase: protein MSAKIYPVLKSAKSRTLLDNATYLKWYEESVSDPAKFWGKHGKRIDWFKPYTKVKNTSFKGKVSIKWYEDGLTNVSYNCIDRHLKTHGEKTAIIWEGDNPYIDKKITYNQLYEQVCRLANVLKKHGVKKGDRVTIYMPMIPEASYAMLACARIGAIHSVVFGGFSPDALAGRIVDCESTFVITCDEGVRGGKPVPLKENTDTAIDIAAKQHVIVNKVLVVRRTGGKTAWAPGRDLWYHQEIATVKPHCEPAKMKAEDPLFILYTSGSTGKPKGVLHTTGGYLVYASMTHEYVFDYRDGEVYWCTADVGWVTGHSYIVYGPLANAATTVMFEGVPNFPDAGRFWEVVDKHKVNVFYTAPTAIRSLMGAGDDFVKRASRSSLRLLGSVGEPINPEAWEWYYNVVGEQKSPIVDTWWQTETGGILITPLPGATDLKPGSATRPFFGVQPQLVDNEGNVLEGAADGNLCIIDSWPGQMRTIYGDHARFGQTYFATYKGKYFTGDGCRRDEDGYYWITGRVDDVLNVSGHRLGTAEVESALVSHHLVSEAAVVGYPHPIKGQGIYCYVSLMAGEIGNEELRAALVKHVRSEIGPIATPDKIQFAPGLPKTRSGKIMRRILRKIAEDDFGALGDTSTLADPAVVDDLIANRQNKA, encoded by the coding sequence ATGTCCGCCAAAATCTATCCGGTGTTGAAGTCTGCCAAGAGCCGGACGCTGCTTGATAACGCCACATACCTGAAGTGGTACGAAGAGAGCGTTTCCGATCCGGCAAAGTTCTGGGGCAAGCACGGCAAACGGATCGATTGGTTCAAGCCCTATACCAAGGTCAAGAACACATCCTTCAAGGGGAAGGTCTCGATCAAGTGGTATGAAGACGGCCTTACCAACGTCTCCTACAACTGTATCGACCGCCACCTGAAGACGCATGGCGAAAAGACCGCCATCATCTGGGAAGGCGACAATCCCTATATCGACAAGAAGATCACCTACAACCAGCTCTACGAGCAGGTCTGCCGCCTTGCCAACGTCCTGAAGAAGCATGGCGTCAAGAAGGGTGACCGCGTCACCATCTACATGCCGATGATCCCGGAAGCATCCTATGCGATGCTTGCCTGCGCCCGCATCGGCGCCATCCATTCTGTCGTCTTCGGCGGCTTCTCGCCGGACGCACTTGCCGGCCGTATCGTCGACTGTGAGTCCACCTTCGTCATCACCTGCGACGAGGGCGTTCGCGGCGGCAAGCCGGTCCCGCTCAAGGAAAACACCGATACGGCGATCGACATCGCGGCCAAGCAGCATGTCATCGTCAACAAGGTTCTGGTCGTGCGCCGAACCGGCGGCAAGACCGCCTGGGCACCGGGCCGTGACCTCTGGTACCACCAGGAAATCGCGACGGTGAAGCCGCATTGCGAGCCGGCGAAGATGAAGGCGGAAGATCCGCTGTTCATCCTCTATACCTCGGGTTCGACCGGCAAGCCGAAGGGCGTGTTGCACACGACCGGCGGCTACCTCGTCTATGCGTCGATGACGCACGAATATGTTTTCGACTATCGCGACGGCGAGGTTTACTGGTGCACCGCCGACGTCGGCTGGGTCACCGGTCACTCCTATATCGTCTACGGTCCGCTCGCGAATGCGGCGACCACCGTGATGTTTGAAGGGGTGCCGAATTTCCCGGATGCCGGGCGTTTCTGGGAAGTGGTCGACAAGCACAAGGTCAACGTCTTCTACACGGCGCCGACGGCGATCCGCTCGCTGATGGGCGCCGGCGACGACTTCGTCAAGCGTGCCTCGCGCTCGTCGCTTCGCCTGCTCGGTTCGGTCGGCGAGCCGATCAACCCGGAAGCCTGGGAGTGGTATTACAATGTCGTCGGCGAGCAGAAGTCGCCGATCGTCGATACCTGGTGGCAGACGGAAACCGGCGGCATTCTGATCACGCCGCTCCCGGGTGCGACAGACCTCAAGCCGGGTTCGGCTACGCGGCCGTTCTTCGGCGTTCAGCCGCAGCTTGTCGACAATGAAGGCAACGTGCTCGAGGGCGCTGCCGACGGCAACCTCTGCATCATCGACAGCTGGCCGGGCCAGATGCGCACGATCTATGGCGATCACGCGCGTTTCGGCCAGACCTACTTTGCCACCTACAAGGGCAAGTATTTCACTGGTGACGGCTGCCGCCGCGATGAAGACGGCTACTACTGGATCACCGGCCGGGTCGACGACGTCTTGAACGTGTCGGGCCACCGTCTCGGCACGGCCGAAGTGGAATCGGCGCTCGTGTCGCACCACCTCGTCTCGGAAGCGGCCGTCGTTGGCTATCCGCACCCGATCAAGGGCCAGGGCATCTATTGCTATGTCTCGCTGATGGCTGGTGAAATCGGCAACGAAGAACTGCGCGCCGCCCTGGTGAAGCATGTCCGTTCGGAAATCGGCCCGATCGCCACGCCGGACAAGATCCAGTTCGCTCCGGGCCTGCCGAAGACCCGCTCGGGCAAGATCATGCGCCGCATCCTGCGCAAGATCGCCGAGGATGATTTCGGCGCGCTCGGCGATACCTCGACGCTCGCGGATCCGGCCGTCGTCGACGATCTGATCGCCAATCGGCAGAACAAGGCCTGA
- a CDS encoding DUF1674 domain-containing protein, producing the protein MQNDNDNAADRPKKPLPPAAVRALKEAEERRQAEIKKELPPEIGGRGGEDPARYGDWEIKGRAIDF; encoded by the coding sequence ATGCAGAACGACAATGACAACGCCGCCGACCGCCCGAAGAAGCCGCTGCCGCCTGCCGCCGTGCGGGCGCTGAAGGAAGCGGAAGAGCGGCGTCAGGCGGAGATCAAGAAAGAGCTGCCGCCGGAGATCGGCGGGCGCGGGGGCGAAGATCCGGCCCGCTACGGCGACTGGGAGATCAAGGGTCGCGCTATCGACTTCTAA
- the htpX gene encoding zinc metalloprotease HtpX produces MNLVRTAMLLAVMTALFMAVGFAIGGRGGMMIAFVMAAGMNFFSYWNSDKMVLRMYRAQEVDERSAPEYYGIVRDLARNAGLPMPRVYVIDSPQPNAFATGRNPENAAVAASTGLLHALNYDEVAGVMAHELAHVQNRDTLTMTLTATLAGAISMLGNFAFFFSGNRENNNPLGFIGTLVAMIVAPMAAMLVQMAISRTREYSADRRGAEICGRPLALASALQKIAGAAHQIHNDDAERNPATAHMFIINPLSGERMDNLFSTHPNTENRIAALQQMAQEMSSVSTPPVRADNPVRKSRSVPSTGWGRGGSEPPKGPWS; encoded by the coding sequence ATGAACCTTGTCCGCACCGCCATGCTGCTTGCAGTCATGACCGCCCTGTTCATGGCGGTAGGCTTCGCCATCGGCGGACGCGGTGGCATGATGATCGCCTTCGTCATGGCCGCAGGCATGAACTTCTTCTCCTACTGGAACTCCGACAAGATGGTGCTGCGCATGTACCGCGCGCAGGAGGTCGATGAGCGCAGCGCGCCGGAATATTACGGCATCGTTCGCGATCTCGCGCGCAATGCCGGGCTGCCGATGCCGCGTGTCTATGTGATCGACAGCCCGCAGCCGAACGCGTTTGCCACCGGCCGCAATCCGGAGAATGCTGCGGTCGCCGCTTCGACCGGCTTGCTTCACGCTCTCAACTATGACGAGGTCGCCGGCGTGATGGCGCATGAACTCGCCCACGTACAGAACCGCGACACCTTGACGATGACGCTGACGGCCACCCTTGCCGGCGCGATCTCGATGCTCGGCAACTTTGCCTTCTTCTTCAGCGGCAACCGTGAAAACAACAATCCGCTCGGCTTCATCGGCACGCTGGTGGCGATGATCGTGGCGCCGATGGCGGCGATGCTGGTGCAGATGGCGATCAGCCGGACGCGCGAATACTCGGCCGATCGTCGCGGCGCCGAGATTTGCGGCAGGCCGCTGGCGCTCGCTTCGGCGCTGCAGAAGATCGCAGGCGCCGCCCATCAGATCCACAACGACGATGCCGAGCGCAACCCGGCTACAGCGCATATGTTCATCATCAATCCGCTCTCCGGCGAGCGCATGGACAACCTGTTTTCGACCCATCCGAACACCGAAAACCGCATCGCTGCCCTGCAGCAGATGGCCCAGGAGATGTCTTCGGTCTCGACGCCGCCGGTTCGGGCTGATAATCCCGTGCGCAAATCGCGCTCTGTTCCCTCTACCGGTTGGGGTCGCGGTGGTTCCGAACCGCCCAAAGGTCCCTGGTCCTGA